A single genomic interval of Granulicella tundricola MP5ACTX9 harbors:
- a CDS encoding putative bifunctional diguanylate cyclase/phosphodiesterase, with protein MPVRAGEEGFVGGSPGMGGAAARMLLTLRAGGAVKRQRRLLSRRELTWVSVLVGLAVLAQVVHTFDLLFVPRPLWISNGMQVLLPVLALTICLVRRGESGEEVRRSLWTKLAAAFVFWTVAELLYLAELYVIPKTANLNWPDDVLWLLFALPILMVTSGAGSFRKGDARNWVSGLDHGQAFLFFFILLSSVFFAPHTLPFTTAYNVQNLTLVLSCVLRLSSAETMTELGFYGGLGVYLLVYAVCAGVGNALQARGMGPGSMVDIFWSLPITIFCVLAGMRLSGAERSVRRLRPWARSVARLMQGVSALGLAIVSVGAAAAVMGRHPVLGYMSLVGGFGLFALRTVVRELQSFKANDQLRDAVLRDHLTGLGNRALFREHVGSFVTKLVRPEMKVALMFVDLDRFKAVNDELGHGVGDRLLIETAGRLERASRKEDLVCRLGGDEFVVAMVIAGEAMARNRAEDLLDAIREPFAVDGRVLKMTASIGVVLGDATDDVESLLRKADGAMYSAKKLGKDQAQVFDVAFIERMNQNWMLEQELQRYLEEDAIQVAFQPIYSVTAKRIVGVEALARWSHAVRGNISPGVFIPIAEEAGLIGALGAQVMRRGCREVAAWNEAWGVSLFLSVNVSAKQFADAGLLAAIHSMAGECGLGAELIHLEITESVLLMDDVAVERTLMEARGYGMGISLDDFGTGYSSLSYLLNLPVDEIKIDRSFINDLHLDPRRVELVRAVLTLGQTLGKRVVAEGVEREDQLEILHGLGCEFVQGYLISRPLESEAMNDLLGMVGKARRDC; from the coding sequence ATGCCTGTGAGGGCTGGCGAGGAGGGGTTTGTGGGTGGCTCGCCTGGTATGGGTGGCGCTGCGGCGCGGATGCTTCTTACGCTGAGAGCCGGCGGCGCGGTGAAGAGGCAGCGACGGCTGCTGAGTCGACGGGAGTTGACGTGGGTTTCCGTGCTGGTGGGACTGGCTGTGCTGGCGCAGGTGGTGCATACCTTCGACCTGCTGTTTGTGCCTCGGCCGCTTTGGATCTCCAACGGCATGCAGGTTTTGTTGCCGGTGCTGGCGCTGACGATCTGCCTGGTTCGGCGTGGCGAGAGCGGGGAAGAGGTGCGCCGGTCGTTGTGGACGAAGCTGGCGGCGGCTTTCGTGTTCTGGACGGTGGCGGAGCTGCTTTACCTGGCCGAGCTGTACGTGATTCCGAAGACGGCGAATCTGAACTGGCCGGACGATGTGCTTTGGCTGCTGTTTGCGCTGCCGATCCTGATGGTAACGAGTGGGGCGGGATCCTTCCGCAAGGGTGATGCCCGGAACTGGGTGAGCGGGCTGGATCATGGGCAGGCGTTTCTGTTCTTCTTCATTCTGCTTTCGTCCGTCTTCTTTGCGCCGCATACGCTGCCGTTTACGACGGCCTACAACGTCCAGAACCTGACGCTGGTGCTTTCGTGCGTGCTGCGGCTTTCTTCCGCCGAGACGATGACGGAGCTGGGCTTTTACGGGGGGCTGGGGGTCTACCTGCTGGTGTATGCGGTGTGCGCGGGGGTGGGGAATGCGCTGCAGGCGAGGGGGATGGGGCCGGGGTCCATGGTGGACATCTTCTGGAGCCTGCCGATCACGATCTTCTGCGTGCTGGCCGGGATGCGGCTGTCTGGCGCGGAGCGAAGCGTGCGGCGTCTGCGGCCGTGGGCGCGGAGCGTGGCGCGGTTGATGCAGGGGGTGAGCGCGCTGGGGCTGGCGATCGTATCCGTGGGGGCTGCGGCGGCGGTGATGGGGCGGCATCCGGTGCTGGGGTACATGTCGCTGGTGGGCGGGTTTGGGTTGTTTGCGCTGCGGACGGTGGTGCGTGAGTTGCAATCGTTCAAGGCGAACGATCAGTTGCGGGATGCGGTGTTGCGGGATCATCTGACGGGGCTGGGGAACAGGGCGCTGTTCCGGGAGCATGTGGGGTCGTTTGTGACGAAGCTGGTGCGGCCGGAGATGAAGGTTGCGCTGATGTTTGTGGACCTGGACCGGTTCAAGGCGGTGAACGACGAGCTGGGGCACGGGGTTGGGGACCGGCTGCTGATTGAGACGGCGGGCCGGCTGGAGCGGGCGAGCCGCAAGGAGGACCTGGTGTGCCGACTGGGAGGCGACGAGTTTGTGGTGGCGATGGTGATTGCGGGCGAGGCGATGGCCCGGAACCGGGCTGAGGATCTGCTGGATGCGATTCGGGAGCCGTTTGCGGTGGATGGACGGGTGCTGAAGATGACGGCGAGCATCGGGGTGGTGCTGGGGGATGCGACGGACGATGTGGAGAGCCTGCTGCGGAAGGCGGACGGCGCGATGTATAGCGCGAAGAAGCTGGGTAAGGACCAGGCACAGGTGTTCGACGTGGCGTTTATTGAGCGGATGAATCAGAACTGGATGCTGGAGCAGGAACTGCAGCGTTATTTGGAGGAGGACGCGATCCAGGTGGCGTTCCAGCCGATCTATTCGGTGACGGCGAAGAGGATTGTGGGGGTGGAGGCGCTGGCTCGGTGGAGCCATGCGGTGCGGGGGAATATTTCACCGGGGGTATTTATCCCGATTGCGGAGGAGGCTGGACTGATTGGGGCACTGGGGGCGCAGGTGATGCGGCGCGGGTGCAGGGAGGTCGCGGCGTGGAATGAGGCGTGGGGGGTGAGCCTGTTTCTGAGCGTGAATGTCTCCGCGAAGCAGTTTGCGGATGCGGGGCTGCTGGCGGCGATCCATAGTATGGCTGGGGAGTGCGGGCTGGGCGCGGAGCTGATTCACCTGGAGATTACGGAGTCGGTGCTGCTGATGGACGATGTGGCGGTGGAACGGACGCTGATGGAGGCGAGAGGGTATGGGATGGGGATCTCGCTGGACGACTTTGGGACGGGGTACAGCTCGCTGAGTTATTTGTTGAATCTGCCGGTGGATGAGATCAAGATCGACCGGAGCTTTATCAATGATCTGCACCTTGATCCAAGGCGGGTGGAGCTGGTGCGGGCGGTGTTGACGCTGGGGCAGACGCTGGGCAAACGGGTGGTGGCGGAGGGTGTGGAACGGGAGGATCAGCTTGAGATTCTGCATGGGTTGGGATGTGAGTTCGTGCAGGGGTATTTGATCTCGCGGCCTCTGGAGAGTGAGGCTATGAACGACCTGTTAGGGATGGTGGGGAAGGCCCGGCGGGATTGTTGA
- a CDS encoding peptidase — protein sequence MSIDGGLKPPSNPNGNGNGNGNGNGNGNGDCDCNCDCDGDCVLV from the coding sequence GTGTCCATTGACGGGGGGCTGAAGCCCCCCTCTAATCCGAACGGCAACGGCAACGGCAACGGCAACGGCAACGGCAACGGCAACGGCGATTGCGATTGCAACTGCGATTGCGACGGCGACTGTGTGCTGGTCTGA
- the bglX gene encoding beta-glucosidase BglX: protein MQMTVCRQRAISAALIASMNLLAVPFVQARAVAQSAPSSVKAGGDARETRFVNELLGQMTLEEKIEQMSQVALNTPDGAKAEAFAQAGVGSFLFITDPVRINKLQHIAVEKSRLHIPILFGFDVIHGFRTVYPVPLAMAASWDPKAVEKGQRMAAREASAAGVKWTFAPMVDIARDARWGRIMEGAGEDPYLGARIAEAQVHGFQGSSLSNADSIVACVKHLAGYGAAVGGRDYDSSDISENDLQNIYLPPFHAAEKAGAGTFMTAYMDLNGVPAAGNKWLVRDTLKGQWGFKGFVVSDWDAVHSLVVHGFAKDDADAAARAANTGIDMEMTSHDYTDHLAAEVKSGAVTVVTIDEAVRRILSVKYRLGLFEHPYSDPALANAQFVNAEQRAAARAAAIRSAVLLKNDGNVLPLQRPKSIAVIGPLAASKVDIGGSWSLASHPADNVTVLEGIRRRYAGTPDAVKFSKGVEIERGNWSIFDEQFPEDKPTLHTDAEKKAAFDEAIALVKASDVTVMVLGEAQNMNGERAARQSLDLPGQQEALLEAAQATGKPVVLVLLNGRPLAINWAAGHVPAILEAWYPGTEGGNAVADLLFGDAVPGGKLPVTFPRSAGQEPLFYARYLTQIPHEPDTRYWDGSSAPLYPFGYGLSYAKFTTTNLKLGAASVAAGGPLQVSVDVKNDGAVAADEVVQLYTHQRAGSASRPVRELKGFERVTLKAGETRTVTLTLDTKELGFWSAATRRFGIEPGTFDVWVGDSSASSENHGTFELTK from the coding sequence ATGCAAATGACAGTGTGCCGGCAGCGGGCGATCTCAGCCGCTTTGATCGCTTCAATGAACCTTCTCGCTGTCCCGTTTGTGCAGGCTCGCGCTGTGGCGCAGAGTGCTCCTTCGTCCGTGAAGGCCGGTGGCGATGCGCGTGAGACGCGGTTTGTGAATGAGTTGCTGGGGCAGATGACGCTGGAGGAGAAGATCGAGCAGATGAGCCAGGTGGCTCTAAATACTCCGGATGGGGCGAAGGCTGAGGCGTTTGCGCAGGCGGGGGTGGGATCGTTTTTGTTTATTACGGACCCGGTGAGGATCAACAAGCTGCAGCATATTGCGGTGGAGAAGTCTCGGCTGCATATTCCGATTTTGTTTGGGTTCGACGTGATTCATGGGTTCAGGACGGTTTATCCGGTGCCGCTGGCGATGGCTGCTTCGTGGGATCCGAAGGCTGTCGAGAAGGGGCAGAGGATGGCGGCGCGGGAGGCCTCCGCGGCGGGTGTGAAGTGGACGTTTGCGCCGATGGTGGATATTGCGAGGGATGCCCGGTGGGGGCGGATTATGGAGGGTGCGGGTGAGGACCCCTACCTGGGGGCTCGGATTGCGGAGGCGCAGGTGCATGGGTTTCAGGGGAGCTCGCTGAGCAATGCGGACAGTATCGTGGCTTGCGTGAAGCATCTGGCGGGGTATGGGGCGGCTGTGGGTGGGCGGGATTATGACTCGTCCGATATCTCCGAGAACGATCTGCAGAATATCTATCTGCCACCGTTCCATGCGGCGGAGAAGGCCGGGGCGGGGACGTTTATGACGGCTTATATGGATTTGAATGGCGTGCCTGCGGCTGGGAATAAGTGGCTGGTCAGGGACACGCTGAAGGGGCAGTGGGGGTTCAAGGGTTTTGTGGTGAGCGACTGGGATGCGGTGCATAGCCTGGTGGTGCACGGGTTCGCGAAGGATGATGCGGATGCGGCGGCGCGGGCTGCGAATACGGGGATCGACATGGAGATGACGAGCCATGACTATACCGATCACCTGGCGGCCGAGGTGAAGAGCGGCGCGGTGACGGTGGTGACGATCGACGAGGCGGTGCGGCGGATTCTGAGTGTGAAGTATCGGCTGGGATTGTTTGAGCATCCTTACTCCGATCCGGCTCTGGCGAACGCGCAGTTTGTGAATGCGGAGCAGAGGGCTGCTGCTCGGGCTGCGGCTATCAGGAGTGCGGTGTTGCTGAAGAACGATGGGAATGTGCTGCCGCTGCAGAGGCCGAAGTCGATTGCGGTGATTGGGCCGCTGGCGGCCTCGAAGGTGGATATTGGGGGGTCTTGGAGCCTGGCGAGCCATCCTGCGGATAACGTGACGGTGCTTGAAGGGATCAGGCGGCGGTATGCGGGGACGCCGGACGCGGTGAAGTTCAGCAAGGGCGTGGAGATCGAACGGGGCAACTGGTCGATCTTCGACGAACAGTTCCCGGAGGATAAGCCGACGCTGCATACGGATGCGGAGAAGAAGGCTGCGTTCGATGAGGCGATTGCGCTGGTGAAGGCTTCCGACGTGACGGTGATGGTGCTGGGTGAGGCACAGAATATGAACGGGGAACGGGCTGCCCGGCAGAGCCTGGATCTGCCGGGGCAGCAGGAGGCGCTGCTCGAAGCGGCGCAGGCTACGGGAAAGCCGGTGGTGCTGGTGCTGCTGAATGGACGGCCGCTGGCGATCAACTGGGCTGCGGGGCATGTGCCGGCGATTCTCGAAGCGTGGTATCCGGGGACTGAGGGCGGCAATGCTGTTGCGGATCTTCTGTTTGGAGATGCTGTTCCGGGCGGGAAGCTGCCGGTGACGTTTCCGCGGTCGGCGGGGCAGGAGCCTCTGTTCTATGCGCGGTATCTGACGCAGATTCCACATGAGCCGGATACGCGGTACTGGGATGGATCGAGTGCGCCGCTTTACCCGTTTGGATATGGGTTGAGCTATGCGAAGTTCACGACGACGAACCTGAAGCTGGGTGCGGCGAGCGTGGCTGCGGGTGGGCCGTTGCAGGTTTCCGTCGATGTGAAGAACGATGGGGCTGTGGCCGCGGATGAGGTGGTGCAGCTTTATACGCATCAGCGTGCGGGCAGCGCTTCACGGCCGGTGCGGGAGCTGAAGGGCTTTGAGCGGGTGACGCTGAAGGCGGGCGAGACGCGGACGGTGACGTTGACGCTGGATACGAAGGAACTTGGGTTCTGGAGTGCGGCGACTCGGCGGTTCGGGATCGAGCCGGGGACGTTCGATGTGTGGGTGGGGGATAGCTCGGCTTCGAGTGAGAACCATGGGACGTTTGAACTGACGAAGTAA
- a CDS encoding TonB-dependent receptor has translation MRDRIKNLFLNCVAVSVTTPRMGVRSRFSGFAGVGLGLTLLAGSSMIAAAQTGGEAGIQGTVTDSTGAAIPGATVVVTNTATGVTTTRQTTGDGLYTISPVIPGIYTVAVTSPGFSKHVQSNLTVDALKFTALNVAMEIGAADQSVNVTTEPPLLETTNATLGLTIENSTYSALPLQMNGAQRDPTAFGSLAPGAQGGARLPIIGGTGNYLGQLYLDGLPAETINQQADNRVVSQAVSVDAIDQTQIITSTPPAEYSGAGASNFTMKSGGLGYHGQVSDFIRNTSLDAWGFSVKAQTIKNAAGVTVPAPKPIDHQNELSASFGGHVPGTNRIFFFVAYDKYHNRSVKNPASYTIPSALEKMGDFTELNGGVGTGGLSGTGANNPAFLFDPTSTNCVGNVCTRQPFQGIKNGVPTNNVIPTSYISPISKAAESFLPDPNNAATLVNNYTSGLNTGFDNHSLDYRVDFDVSPKHRISTIGAMGTVQYLNNYGAPYLPQPYTGGDLAAIFPKVYDVEDSYQIRPSISNQLKFGFVRFFMNIQNSTQGVTQYQANTLGITNLPVGQAATEFPGISFASTPFFGTAQQTYTGNSNATSTQITTPNNFTLVDNISITRGRHAITAGIQVQWQEINNANPATFTGVLSLPFTGYSTANFAANSNALTLGTATAGSGYSYASFLLGAVGNAGTVAPSIGLQPVSELGGRYRPIAPYIEDTWKVNSKLTVDAGLRWDYLPPFHEVKDRWSFLNPTLTNPGSGTPGAIQFAGNLGGAGASCGCRTPVKTYWKNWGPRVGITFSPDDKTVFRIGAGRVYSQGGGVGGRVGAANGTGQLGLNVTATGPSEITTGANAGPSFYLNNSSAFQALGKANTSLFGAGYQYPTAPTPGSATEALNAGNYVNGAGAFVTPQAVSYADPYFSGRAPNFMFYNAGVQRSLTNDMTLAINYVGNQSHHLYNSTVGGANIRGYWSNQLNPIYLAGLGGVSNSAGTAPLLTAAATPANVAKAQAAMPGISIPASYQAAAVSNSSATIAQALVAFPQYSGVTDTWGVNVGNFSYNSLQVTLQQRFHQGVTFNFNYTWSKNIGDDGTFRSGFDIPGAAISGGGKSYKQDRIERGNTTVSQPHVIHAYGVWELPFGKGKFGGNHLVARAIASGWQLSGIYTYAVGTPVAVTWTACAAGNYPLQGQCMPNVNPNFTKSSARINGGYGQGAGGRTACNLGVGTGCVATKYIDGTAFSAVPSVSGLAASPIYLLGNAPRTSAFNLSNPGAQNIDTSLRRTIALHDKMNLQVEVDCLNTWNHTIFSSPVATFGSTTFGTVTSTANSPRDFQLAGHFNF, from the coding sequence ATGCGCGACCGTATTAAGAATCTCTTTCTCAATTGTGTGGCGGTGAGCGTTACGACGCCGCGTATGGGTGTTCGGAGTCGTTTTTCAGGTTTTGCCGGTGTCGGGCTGGGGCTGACTCTGCTGGCTGGCTCTTCGATGATTGCAGCGGCGCAGACGGGCGGTGAGGCCGGGATTCAGGGGACGGTGACCGACTCGACCGGCGCGGCGATTCCGGGTGCGACGGTGGTGGTCACGAATACTGCTACGGGCGTGACGACGACGCGGCAGACGACGGGGGATGGGCTTTATACGATCTCGCCGGTGATCCCGGGTATTTATACGGTGGCAGTGACGTCTCCAGGGTTCAGCAAGCATGTGCAGAGCAACCTGACGGTGGATGCGCTGAAGTTCACGGCGCTGAATGTGGCGATGGAAATCGGGGCGGCGGATCAGTCGGTCAATGTCACGACGGAGCCTCCGCTGCTGGAGACGACGAACGCGACGCTGGGGCTGACGATCGAGAACTCGACGTATTCCGCGTTGCCTTTGCAGATGAACGGGGCGCAGCGTGATCCTACGGCGTTTGGGAGCCTGGCACCGGGGGCGCAGGGTGGGGCACGGCTGCCGATCATCGGCGGCACCGGCAACTACCTTGGGCAGCTTTACCTGGATGGACTGCCGGCTGAGACGATCAACCAGCAGGCGGATAACCGGGTGGTTTCGCAGGCGGTAAGCGTGGATGCGATCGATCAGACGCAGATCATTACGAGCACACCGCCGGCGGAGTACTCGGGTGCAGGGGCTTCAAACTTTACGATGAAGTCCGGCGGGCTGGGCTATCACGGACAGGTTTCGGACTTTATTCGTAACACTTCACTGGATGCGTGGGGCTTCAGCGTGAAGGCGCAGACGATCAAGAATGCTGCGGGCGTGACGGTGCCGGCACCGAAGCCGATCGATCACCAGAACGAGCTTTCGGCTTCTTTTGGCGGGCATGTTCCGGGGACGAACCGGATCTTCTTCTTTGTGGCGTATGACAAGTACCACAATCGCTCCGTGAAGAATCCGGCGTCTTATACGATTCCGAGCGCGCTTGAAAAGATGGGCGACTTTACGGAGTTAAACGGCGGTGTGGGGACGGGGGGACTATCCGGGACTGGTGCGAACAATCCGGCGTTTCTGTTCGATCCGACCTCGACGAACTGCGTGGGCAATGTTTGCACGCGGCAGCCCTTTCAAGGGATCAAGAACGGCGTTCCGACGAACAATGTGATTCCCACAAGTTACATTTCGCCGATCTCAAAGGCGGCTGAGTCTTTTCTGCCCGATCCGAACAATGCGGCGACCCTGGTGAACAACTACACGTCCGGCCTGAATACGGGATTCGATAACCACTCGCTGGATTACCGGGTGGACTTCGATGTGAGTCCGAAGCATCGGATTTCGACGATCGGCGCGATGGGGACGGTGCAGTATCTGAACAACTATGGGGCTCCTTATCTGCCGCAGCCTTACACGGGCGGCGACCTGGCGGCGATCTTCCCGAAGGTGTATGACGTGGAGGACTCGTACCAGATTCGTCCTTCGATTTCAAACCAGTTGAAGTTTGGATTTGTACGTTTCTTCATGAATATCCAGAACTCGACGCAGGGTGTGACGCAGTACCAGGCGAATACGCTGGGGATCACGAATCTTCCTGTTGGACAGGCAGCGACTGAGTTTCCGGGGATTTCGTTTGCGTCGACACCGTTCTTCGGGACGGCGCAGCAGACGTATACGGGCAACAGCAATGCGACCTCGACGCAGATTACGACGCCGAACAACTTCACGCTGGTGGATAACATTTCGATTACGCGTGGACGCCATGCGATCACGGCCGGAATCCAGGTGCAGTGGCAGGAGATCAACAATGCGAATCCTGCGACGTTCACGGGCGTTCTTTCGCTGCCCTTTACGGGCTACTCGACGGCGAACTTTGCGGCGAACAGCAATGCGCTGACGCTGGGGACGGCCACGGCGGGTTCAGGCTACTCGTATGCGAGCTTCCTGCTGGGCGCTGTGGGGAATGCGGGGACGGTGGCTCCTTCGATCGGGTTGCAGCCGGTGAGTGAGTTGGGTGGGCGGTATCGTCCGATTGCGCCTTACATTGAAGACACGTGGAAGGTGAACTCGAAGCTGACGGTGGATGCGGGGCTGCGCTGGGACTATCTGCCGCCGTTCCATGAGGTGAAGGACCGGTGGAGCTTCCTGAATCCGACGCTGACGAATCCGGGATCGGGCACGCCGGGGGCGATTCAGTTTGCGGGAAATCTGGGGGGCGCGGGCGCAAGCTGTGGCTGCCGGACGCCGGTGAAGACGTACTGGAAGAACTGGGGACCACGGGTTGGGATCACGTTCTCGCCGGATGACAAGACTGTGTTCCGGATTGGCGCTGGGCGGGTGTACTCGCAGGGCGGCGGCGTAGGCGGACGTGTGGGTGCGGCGAACGGAACGGGGCAGCTTGGGCTGAACGTGACGGCGACCGGGCCTTCCGAGATTACGACGGGCGCGAACGCCGGGCCATCGTTTTATCTGAACAACAGTTCAGCCTTCCAGGCCCTGGGCAAGGCAAATACGTCGTTGTTCGGAGCGGGCTATCAGTATCCGACCGCCCCGACTCCGGGCTCGGCTACGGAGGCGCTGAACGCGGGTAATTATGTGAATGGCGCCGGGGCGTTTGTGACTCCACAGGCTGTTTCGTATGCGGACCCCTACTTCTCCGGACGTGCGCCGAATTTCATGTTCTACAACGCCGGGGTGCAGCGGTCGCTGACGAACGATATGACGCTGGCGATCAACTACGTTGGGAACCAGAGCCACCATCTGTACAACTCGACGGTTGGGGGTGCGAATATACGGGGGTACTGGTCTAACCAGTTGAACCCGATCTATCTGGCTGGCCTGGGCGGAGTGAGCAATTCTGCTGGAACCGCGCCGCTTCTGACGGCGGCTGCGACCCCGGCGAACGTGGCGAAGGCACAGGCGGCGATGCCGGGGATCAGCATTCCGGCGTCGTACCAGGCGGCTGCGGTTTCAAACTCCTCGGCAACGATTGCGCAGGCACTTGTGGCGTTTCCGCAGTACAGCGGGGTGACGGATACGTGGGGCGTGAATGTGGGCAACTTCAGCTACAACTCGCTGCAGGTGACGTTGCAGCAGCGCTTCCACCAGGGCGTGACGTTCAACTTCAATTACACCTGGTCAAAGAACATCGGTGATGACGGGACGTTCCGGAGCGGCTTCGATATTCCGGGCGCGGCGATCTCAGGCGGTGGCAAGAGCTACAAACAGGACCGGATCGAACGTGGCAACACGACTGTGTCTCAGCCGCATGTGATCCATGCGTACGGAGTGTGGGAGCTGCCGTTCGGCAAAGGCAAGTTTGGCGGAAATCACCTGGTCGCGCGGGCGATTGCGAGTGGCTGGCAGCTTTCCGGGATCTATACCTACGCGGTGGGAACACCGGTCGCAGTAACCTGGACGGCTTGCGCGGCCGGCAACTACCCGCTTCAGGGCCAGTGCATGCCGAATGTGAATCCGAACTTTACCAAGTCAAGCGCACGGATCAACGGTGGATACGGTCAAGGAGCAGGAGGCCGCACGGCCTGCAACCTGGGCGTCGGGACGGGGTGCGTGGCGACGAAGTATATCGACGGAACGGCGTTCTCGGCGGTGCCGAGTGTCTCCGGGCTGGCTGCTTCACCGATCTACCTGCTGGGCAATGCGCCGAGGACGAGCGCGTTCAACCTGTCCAATCCTGGGGCGCAGAACATCGATACGTCACTGCGGCGGACGATTGCGCTGCACGACAAGATGAACCTGCAGGTTGAGGTGGATTGCCTGAATACGTGGAATCACACGATCTTCTCCAGCCCCGTGGCGACGTTCGGTTCGACGACGTTCGGGACGGTGACCTCAACGGCTAATAGTCCGAGGGACTTTCAGTTGGCGGGTCACTTCAACTTCTAA
- a CDS encoding GGDEF domain-containing protein encodes MRALRTTFIGIDHRLLPDPRKQPKVQASSPSILRSPRALDHTSLSPYDDAGNIAEDLELVTTQLLSIEAGALNFCPALETRFEHDTRRARSHRLWLEGAIAIVAMNLALILDCLLVHDHGWAVIARETAMITPVALTVNMIVKRNPPRWLREGSIAVSMVIICAMNIYAEGNTTTASSFFGIIGLFVTALFVGVVMRLRFPFLCASLAGMALVGSWSLNHSPALLHAERVMGSSLTLLALGLIFLAGMSLENSERRGYLSHMIADLQSKALTRANQELQRVSSIDKLTSLPNRRTLEERLASMWVACHQLNDFLSVVLIDVDHFKSINDTFGHLSGDQTLRAIGAVLLHGLRNQDDLAGRFGGEEFLVLLPHTGPTEAIEVADRIRTLVAGAPPRSRRTDDKQDPWPVTISCGVSSCNPRSGFEIDDLLRLADAALYNAKRSGRNRVEYQACTAHDPEGN; translated from the coding sequence ATGCGAGCGTTACGGACAACATTCATCGGGATCGATCACCGTTTACTTCCTGATCCTCGCAAGCAACCGAAGGTTCAAGCATCCTCCCCATCCATCCTGCGAAGCCCGAGAGCCCTCGATCACACCAGCCTCTCTCCGTACGACGATGCCGGCAACATCGCTGAAGATCTGGAACTGGTCACAACGCAACTGCTCTCCATTGAAGCGGGTGCCCTGAACTTCTGCCCCGCGCTGGAAACCCGATTTGAACATGACACGCGCAGAGCTCGCAGTCATCGTCTGTGGCTGGAAGGAGCCATAGCCATCGTCGCCATGAATCTGGCGCTCATCCTCGATTGCCTGCTCGTTCATGATCATGGCTGGGCGGTCATCGCGCGTGAGACCGCCATGATTACCCCCGTCGCCCTCACCGTCAACATGATCGTAAAACGCAACCCTCCCAGGTGGCTCAGGGAAGGCAGTATCGCCGTTTCAATGGTCATCATCTGCGCCATGAATATCTATGCCGAAGGAAACACCACCACAGCCTCATCCTTCTTCGGCATCATCGGACTCTTCGTGACGGCTCTCTTCGTCGGAGTCGTCATGCGGCTTCGCTTCCCCTTTCTCTGCGCGAGTCTCGCTGGCATGGCACTCGTCGGCTCCTGGTCTCTCAATCACTCGCCCGCGCTCCTCCACGCGGAGAGGGTGATGGGCAGCAGCCTTACCCTGCTCGCGCTCGGTCTCATCTTCCTTGCAGGCATGAGCCTGGAAAACTCGGAGAGGCGAGGTTATCTCTCGCACATGATCGCCGACCTTCAATCGAAAGCACTCACCCGCGCCAATCAGGAGCTGCAACGAGTCTCGTCCATCGACAAACTCACCTCCTTGCCCAACCGCAGGACCCTGGAAGAGCGTCTCGCGTCCATGTGGGTTGCCTGCCACCAGTTGAATGATTTCTTATCCGTCGTACTCATAGACGTGGACCATTTCAAAAGCATCAACGACACCTTCGGCCATCTCAGTGGAGATCAAACCCTCAGAGCCATCGGCGCAGTCCTCCTTCATGGCCTGCGCAACCAGGATGATCTGGCAGGTCGTTTCGGGGGCGAGGAGTTCCTCGTCTTACTGCCTCACACCGGACCCACCGAAGCCATCGAGGTCGCAGACCGCATTCGTACCCTGGTCGCTGGCGCTCCGCCGCGTTCGCGCCGCACGGACGACAAGCAGGACCCATGGCCGGTCACCATCAGTTGCGGAGTCTCCTCCTGCAATCCAAGATCGGGCTTTGAGATCGACGATCTGCTGAGATTGGCGGACGCAGCCCTCTATAACGCCAAGCGCAGCGGACGAAATCGCGTGGAGTACCAGGCTTGCACCGCACACGATCCAGAAGGAAACTAA